A genomic stretch from Kogia breviceps isolate mKogBre1 chromosome 1, mKogBre1 haplotype 1, whole genome shotgun sequence includes:
- the NPPB gene encoding natriuretic peptides B → MDPRTTPARAFVLLLFLHLSPPGCHSSPLRGPGPAPGLRGIQELLGRLRGRVLELQAGQMDLDPLQQGHGVAEAWETRAAAPPGLLGPGNSVLQALRGIRSPRMTRDSGCFGRRLDRIGSVSGLGCNVLRRY, encoded by the exons ATGGACCCCCGGACGACGCCGGCCCGGGCGTTCGTGCTCCTCCTGTTCCTGCACCTGTCGCCGCCAGGCTGCCATTCCTCCCCGCTACGtggccccggcccggccccgggACTGCGCGGGATACAG GAGCTGCTGGGCCGTCTACGAGGCAGGGTCTTGGAGCTGCAGGCCGGGCAGATGGACCTGGACCCCCTCCAGCAGGGCCACGGCGTCGCAGAAGCCTGGGAGACGCGGGCGGCCGCCCCCCCGGGGCTCCTCGGGCCCGGCAACAGCGTCCTCCAGGCCCTGCGGGGAATACGCAGCCCCAGGATGACGCGCGACTCCGGCTGCTTTGGGCGGAGGCTGGACCGGATCGGCTCCGTCAGCGGCCTGGGCTGCAATG TGCTGAGGAGGTATTAA